GGGGGGAAGAAAAATATGTCATTCTCAGCATAGAAAAATTCAATTTTCTTCGAGAAGCGGAACTTACTGCCGCGCTTATTGAATCAAAGAAAGATGTAAAAAATAAAAGATACCATAGCTCTATAAAAAATCATTTGAAAAAAGTAATCCATGGCTAAACTCATCTTTACAGAAAGTTATGAAAAAAGGGCAAAAGAATTTTTGAGGAGACATTCTGAGCTCAAAAATCAGTATGCAAAAGTGATCAAACTTCTCTCCATAAACCCATATCATCCTTCTCTTCGTCTCCATCGACTTCATGGAAAGCTATCAATGTTCTACAGCGTTTCCATAAACATTTCATATCGAATTACACTCCAATTTCTCATAAATAAAGATACGATCATTCCTATTCATATTGGGAAACATGAG
This genomic stretch from Candidatus Peregrinibacteria bacterium harbors:
- a CDS encoding prevent-host-death protein; amino-acid sequence: MNNILTANDLKTRGISAIEKHADSDMEIFITVRGEEKYVILSIEKFNFLREAELTAALIESKKDVKNKRYHSSIKNHLKKVIHG
- a CDS encoding plasmid stabilization protein; this translates as MAKLIFTESYEKRAKEFLRRHSELKNQYAKVIKLLSINPYHPSLRLHRLHGKLSMFYSVSINISYRITLQFLINKDTIIPIHIGKHEEVY